Proteins from a genomic interval of Callospermophilus lateralis isolate mCalLat2 chromosome 1, mCalLat2.hap1, whole genome shotgun sequence:
- the Sec14l2 gene encoding SEC14-like protein 2 has protein sequence MSGRVGDLSPKQKEALAKFRENVQDVLPALPNPDDYFLLRWLRARSFDLQKSEAMLRKHVEFRKQKDIDNIISWQPPEVIQQYLSGGRCGYDLEGCPVWYDIIGPLDAKGLLLSATKQDLLRTKMRDCELLLQECAHQSTKLGKKIETITMIYDCEGLGLKHLWKPAVEAYGEFLCMFEENYPETLKRLFVVKAPKLFPVAYNLIKPFLSEDTRKKIMVLGANWKEILLKHISPDQLPVEYGGTMTDPDGNPKCKSKINYGGDIPKKYHVRDQVKQQYEHSVQISRGSSHQVEYEILFPGCVLRWQFMSEGADVGFGIFLKTKMGERQRAGEMTEVLPNQRYNSHLVPEDGTLTCSDPGIYVLRFDNTYSFIHAKKVSFTVEVLLPDKASEEKMNQLGTVTPK, from the exons ATGAGCGGCAGAGtcggtgatctgagccccaaacaGAAAGAGGCACTAGCCAAG TTTCGGGAGAATGTCCAGGACGTGCTGCCTGCCCTGCCGAATCCAGATGACTATTTTCTTCTGCGCTGGCTCCGAG CAAGAAGCTTCGACCTGCAGAAGTCGGAGGCTATGCTCCGGAAG CATGTGGAGTTCCGAAAGCAAAAGGACATTGACAACATCATTAGCTGGCAGCCTCCAGAG GTGATCCAACAGTATCTGTCAGGGGGCAGGTGTGGCTATGACCTGGAGGGCTGCCCTGTCTGGTACGATATCATTGGGCCTCTGGATGCCAAGGGTCTGCTGTTGTCAGCCACCAAACAGGACTTGCTCAGGACCAAGATGCGGGACTGTGAGCTGCTTTTACAGGAGTGTGCCCACCAGAGCACAAAG TTGGGGAAGAAAATAGAGACCATCACCATGATTTATGACTGTGAGGGGCTGGGCCTCAAGCATCTCTGGAAACCTGCAGTGGAAGCTTATGGAGAG TTTCTCTGCATGTTTGAGGAAAATTATCCTGAAACACTGAAGCGTCTATTTGTTGTTAAAG CCCCCAAGCTGTTTCCTGTGGCCTATAATCTCATCAAACCCTTCCTGAGTGAGGACACTCGGAAGAAAATCATGGTCCTTGGAG CAAACTGGAAGGAGATTCTACTGAAACATATCAGCCCTGACCAGTTGCCTGTGGAATATGGGGGCACCATGACTGACCCTGATGGAAATCCCAAATGCAAATCCAAG ATCAACTATGGGGGTGACATCCCCAAGAAGTATCATGTGCGAGACCAGGTGAAGCAGCAATATGAACACAGTGTGCAGATTTCTCGTGGCTCCTCCCATCAAGTGGAGTATGAGATCCTCTTTCCAGGCTGCGTCCTCAG GTGGCAGTTTATGTCAGAGGGAGCAGATgttggttttgggattttcctaaagaCCAAGATGGGGGAGCGACAGCGGGCAGGAGAGATGACAGAGGTGCTGCCTAACCAGAGGTACAACTCCCACCTGGTCCCTGAGGATGGGACCCTCACCTGCAGTGATCCTGGCATTT ATGTCCTGCGGTTTGACAACACCTACAGCTTCATTCATGCCAAGAAAGTCAGTTTCACTGTGGAGGTCCTGCTTCCAGACAAAGCCTCAGAAGAGAAGATGAATCAGCTGGGGACAGTCACCCCCAAATAA
- the Mtfp1 gene encoding mitochondrial fission process protein 1 translates to MSEPQRLSAERDLYRDTWVRYLGYANEVGEAFRSLVPKAVVWLSYGVSSSYVLADAIDKGKKAGEVQGPEAGRSTRVTVAVVDTFVWQALASVAIPGFTINRVCAASLYVLGTATRWPLTVRKWTTTAVGLLTIPFIIHPIDRSVDFFLDSSLRKLYPSVGKPSSS, encoded by the exons ATGTCGGAGCCGCAGCGGCTGAGCGCAGAGCGTGACCTCTACCGGGACACGTGGGTTCGATACCTAG GTTATGCAAATGAGGTGGGGGAAGCTTTTCGCTCCCTGGTGCCAAAGGCTGTGGTGTGGCTGAGCTATGGTGTATCCAGCTCCTATGTGCTGGCGGATGCCATTGACAAAGGCAAGAAGGCCGGAGAG GTGCAGGGTCCTGAAGCAGGCCGCAGCACCAGGGTGACTGTGGCTGTGGTAGACACCTTTGTGTGGCAGGCTCTGGCTTCCGTGGCCATCCCAGGCTTCACTATCAACCGTGTGTGTGCTGCCTCTCTCTATGTCCTGGGCACTGCCACCCGCTGGCCCCTGACTGTCCGCAAGTGGACCACTACCGCAGTTGGGCTGCTGACCATCCCCTTCATCATCCACCCCATTGACAG GTCAGTGGACTTCTTCCTGGACTCCAGCCTGCGCAAGCTCTACCCATCAGTGGGGAAGCCCAGCTCCTCCTGA